TCTAATCTCCTATATCAGAGAAATTATCGCAAAAGCATACTTTGTGGCGACCATGGGGTTCAGCTGTCGCACCGAGACACCTTTGATGAACTACATTTTCCCTTGTTATACCTTGACTTAAGTCAAGCATGCTACCCGCGGAGAATCATATATTAAATAGAGCTATCATATCCATCCCCAAGGGGTTCTTGACCGGGACATATAGAGGAGACCAACGTATGATAACCAGGGACCAGACTATCAATGAAATAACCCGCAGCTACCCTTATACCATCGAAATCTTCAACCGGTTCAGAGTCGACGCCTGCTGCGGCGGAGCCCATTCCATAGCCGAGACGATAGGAGCCAATGGGCTAGAGGACCTCACGTCACTGCTGCATTCCCTCAATCGAAAGACACGTGGGCTCGGAGATAAGTCCCTCGCCGAGGTGATTGAGGAGATCGAGACATCTCACCACGTCTACCTAAAGCAGGAACTCCCTGCATTGCAGGAAATATTAGATCGACTGGCTGATGAGGCCGAGGGGGGGCCTGCGGCCGCTCCAGCCTTGGAGCTTCGCCGGGCTTTGTCTGCCATGGCAGTCGAGATCAACGAGCACCTCTTTAAAGAGGAACGGATTCTGTTCCCCACAATCCTGCGGATCGAGGCAGCCCTAGGCGGTGAGGGCCGGATCGACCAGTCCATTTTCGGATGCGGCACGAAAGGGCCAATCGACCATATGCACTACGAACACAAGCAGGCCAAGGGTGGGCTCGAGCGGATCGACGAGGCCCTGCGGGCGCTCGAAGCGACGGGCACGGTGGCTGAGGCAACGGCGATGCTTAGGCCCCGGCTGGAAAGGCTCCACGACGATCTGCTTGAACATATCCGGGCCGAGGAGGAGGACCTCTTCCCCCGTGCCTTGGACCTGGAGGAACAAGCCCTAGCACAGGTGGGCCAAGCCCCCCCTGACTCAGGAGGGAGGGGATAACATGACGCGTGGGGTCGCCCAGAAGGTGCTGGAGGCGCACCTTGTCTCCGGCACGCTCCGGGCCGGTGAAGAGATCGCCATCACGATCGACCAGACTCTTACCCAAGATGCGACGGGAACGATGGCCTGCCTCCAGTTCGAAGCCCTGGGACTGTCCACGGTCCGGACCAAGCGCTCAGTGAGTTATGTAGACCACAACACTCTCCAGACCGGATTTGAGAGCGCCGACGATCACCTGTTTCTACAAACGATGGCAGCGAGGTACGGTATCTACTTCTCTCGCCCTGGCAACGGCATCTGCCACCAGGTCCACATCGAGCGGTTCGGCGTTCCTGGCGAAACCCTCCTGGGCAGCGACAGCCACACGCCGACTGGCGGCGGCCTCGGCATGATCGCAATCGGCTCCGGAGGGCTCGATGTCGCCGTAGCGATGGGGGGCGGGCCGTTCTGGCTGACCATGCCGAAGATTCTTTACGTCAACCTCACCGGTCGCCTTCGGCCGTGGGTATCGGCCAAAGACATCATCCTTGAGTTACTACGGCGCTTGTCTGTCAAAGGGGGCATCGGCCGTATCCTTGAGTACGGCGGCCCGGCCGTCAAATATCTCTCGGTCCCCGAGCGCTCGACCATCGCCAACATGGGGGCCGAGCTCGGGGCTACGACGAGCATCTTCCCCAGCGATGAGCGGACAAGGGCCTTCCTCAAGGCGCAGCGCCGGGC
This genomic interval from Nitrospinota bacterium contains the following:
- a CDS encoding DUF542 domain-containing protein; protein product: MITRDQTINEITRSYPYTIEIFNRFRVDACCGGAHSIAETIGANGLEDLTSLLHSLNRKTRGLGDKSLAEVIEEIETSHHVYLKQELPALQEILDRLADEAEGGPAAAPALELRRALSAMAVEINEHLFKEERILFPTILRIEAALGGEGRIDQSIFGCGTKGPIDHMHYEHKQAKGGLERIDEALRALEATGTVAEATAMLRPRLERLHDDLLEHIRAEEEDLFPRALDLEEQALAQVGQAPPDSGGRG